The Orcinus orca chromosome 20, mOrcOrc1.1, whole genome shotgun sequence region GTAGGCTCCCGGGTGGGCAGATGGGCTGGCAGCCTTGACTGCTTCTTCTTGGCCCCCAGGTGTACGATGTTCCTCCATCGGTGAGCAAAGACGTGCCCGACGGCCCACTGCTGCGTGAGGAGACCTATGACGTGCCCCCCGCCTTCGCCAAGGCCAAGCCCTTTGACCCGACCCGCCACCCGCTGGTGCTCGCCGCACCCCCTCCGGACTCGCCACCAGCTGAGGACGTGTATGACGTGCCGCCCCCGGCTCCTGACCTCTACGACGTGCCCCCCGGTTTGCGGCGGCCTGGCCCGGGCACCCTCTACGACGTGCCCCGAGAGCGGGTCCTTCCTCCCGAGGCAGCCAACGGCAGCGTGGCCGACGACGGTGTGTACGCGGTGCCCCCCCCTGCCGAGCGAGAGGCCCCGGCCGACACCAAGCGCCTGTCAGCCTCCAGCACGGGCAGCACACGCAGCAGCCAGTCGGCCTCCTCCCTGGAGGCAGCGGTGCCGGGCCGTGAGCCCCTGGAGCTGGAGGTGGCCGTGGAGGCCCTGGCACGGCTACAGCAGGGCGTGAGCGCCACCGTGGCCCACCTCTTGGACCTGGCAGGCAGTGCGGGCGGGTGTGGGGGCTGGCGCAgcacctctgagcctcaggagCCTCCGGCGCAGGACCTGCGGGCTGCCGTGGCCGCCGTCCACGGGGCCGTCCACGAGCTGCTGGAGTTTGCCCGCAGCGCCGTGGGCAATGCCGCCCACACTTCCGACCGCACGCTGCATGCCAAGCTTAGCCGGCAACTGCAGAAGATGGAGGACGTGTACCAGACGCTGGTGGCCCACGGTCAGGCCCTTGACAGTAGCCGGGGAGGCCTGGGGGCCACTCCCGAAGACCTGGACCGCCTGGTGGCCTGCTCGCGGGCTGTGCCCGAGGATGTCAAGCAGCTGGCCTCCTTCTTGCATGGCAACGCCTCGCTGCTCTTCAGACGGACCAAGGCCTCTGTCCCAGGGCCTGAGGGGGGTGGCCCCCTGCACCTCAACCCCATCGACAAGGCCAGCAGCATCCAGTCCCggcccctgccctcaccccccaAGTTCACCTCCCAGGACTCGCCTGATGGGCAGTACGAGAACAGTGAGGGAGGCTGGATGGAGGATTACGACTACGTCCACCTGCAGGTGGGTGCCCGCTCTGCCCAGGTTCCCTGGGCCCCTGGGGAAGTCCCCTGGTCCTCTCGGGGCTCTGACTTTGCCACCCTGTCGTGGGCACCCTGATTCCCCCCCACAGAGGGCTCCTGTGGCCAAAGGAAGGTGTGGTCCCCAGCAAGACCTTGCTGAGTCCCTGTGCCCTCCTCACTTGGACCTTCCAGGCCATAGGGGTCCCTGGAATCCCATCCTCAGCCTGTCTCAGGCCTTTGGACCCATGTGGCCCTGACATCAGGGATCCTGCAGTGCCAGCCAGGGAGGGCCCCTGAACACCTGCAAGGTCTGGGCCTCTCGTGGCCAGGGCAGAGGTTAGGGATTTGGAGAGGTGAATTCCGAAGTACAAGCAAAGACAGAGATAGTAGCAGGTGTGGGGAAAACAAGCAAGGTGATCGataggtggggtggggtgggcctctgggcagaggccagggtgcCAGCCGATTGGGCATCCCGGTGAGTGGCATTCCGGGCTGAGAGCCAGCAGGTGCCAAGGCCCAGCGGTCAGGGATGGGTGGGCAGACCCTGTATGCCGAGGGGAGGGGCCTGGATGTGATTCCTGCCATGGGAGCTGGGGCAGGGAAGATTGACATGGCCGTGTGGAGTGTGCCTAGCCCCATCCTGGGGTCAGGAGGTGAAGGAGGCCCGGGAGAGCCGCTTCCTCCGGAAGCTGCCCCCACCCTGGGCCTGAGGCCACAGCGGGAGCCTGGGTGCGGCTGCAGCGCCACCTGGTGGCCGCTGGTCTCATTGCACCCCGCTGGGCCTCTGGGGGCTTCCGGCTCAGCCGCATCCTTGTGTCTACCCTCCAGGGgaaggaagagtttgagaagaccCAGAAGGAGTTGCTGGAAAAGGGCAACATAATGCGGCAGGGGAAGGGCCAGCTGGAACTGCAGCAGGTGAGGACACTCAGGttccccagcctctcccagcACAGGCGTCCCTAAGAATCTGTCGCCTAAGCTGAGCCTCCCAGGGCCCTCCCTGCTCAGCCCGTCCCTACTCAAGTGCATGACGGTCTCCGTGTGTTCGTTGGATTTATGTTTAGGTTATTAGCAGAGTAATCACAGTTAGGTATCTCAGCGCACACAGAAAAGTGTGAAGACAGAAAAGAAGCCATTCACCCTCAGGGGTGGTCACCGTGCTCTGGGGCTGGTTTCCGGTCTTGCTCCTGCCTCGGAAGGGGCCTCTGTCCGTGTTTGAGATGCTACTTTGTGAACAGTTATGTCTGCTTTTATCGCAAGGTGTTTCCATGGCATTAAATATTCGTCATAAGTTGTTTTTAACGTCAGCCTATGTCTATTATGGTTGAATGTTTACGTTGTACCCAGTTTttcttattgtaaataatgctactgtgtTTATCTAAGGACAttggattttcttcatattttggtttgtttccataGAGTaggagagggattttttttttttaatttatttatttacttatttttggctgcactgggtcttcgttgctgcacacgggctctctctagttgcagcgaacgggggctacccttggttgcggtgcgcgggcttctcattgcggtggcctctcttgttgcggagtacgggctctaggcgcgtgggctttagtagttgtggcacgtgggctcagtagttgtggctcgtgggctgtagagcacaggttcagtagttgtggcgcacaggcttagttgccccgcggcatgtgggatcttgccggaccagggctcaaacccgtgtcccctgcattggcaggcgcattcctaaccactgcgccactaggggagtctgggattttttttttaagggagttttattttgattatgaagattttaaaaattaagatatagtctaatacaaaataaacacagaaatatcACCCGGAAAGTTTTCCTCACCCCACCTTCCCTGGGCATGGGGAAGGATGGTGTAGGAGAGAGCCTACCAGGTTCACCCTGAGACCCGGGCCATGGTGTGCGTTTTTCAAAGCCACGTTTCCCCAGCTGTCAAGCAGGAAGCGTAGTTGCATCTGTCTTGGGGTcgatgtaagaattaaatgagtaaaCAATATGTAATACTTAGGAGGTGCTGGGCACATAGAACATGTCCAATAAAGGTACAGATGTTAATAATTATATGTGTATGGAATCTCCACCGACTTAGGAAATGGGCATGTGCTTTATCTTCTTTGTCTTCCTCTGGACTGTCGCagcatttatttaaccagtcccgtGTCGGTGGACACTTCGTTTGTTCCCAGAGCTACTTTTGTAAACAAAGCTGTACTGACCAAATCTCTTCACGTGTCTGGTCAGTCACTTAGATAAATTACTAGAAGCTGGAGTAAGAGGAATGTGAGTGAGAAACTAAAGATCTAGAGTTCCTAAGCGAGGGACATCaagtacaaataaaatacaagaacaTAAAATACCCTGACAGGGACGTTTGTCACTCCATTTCTGCATCAGTGAAAAATCTGGAAACAGCCCCTGGCTGCCACCACCAAATACCTCAGAGTAGAGCACTGGTTGAATACAGTGTGAGCATTCGTACAGTAGAATATTGTGTAGCTACCAAGAATTTGTCAAAGAATGCAGAAGACCCACTgaaggtaaaacagaacaaaaatgagTGTATTCTCCCGCCGGACAGGAGAGCCAAGCAAATTTCACCAGGTAGCctaggagggaaagaaagagggttTCACATGCTAGGAAGGGACAGTTTCACGCTGGTTTGCTAATTAGAGTAAAGCCTGAAACCTTGGTTAGACAAGTACCTGAGTCCCTGAGTCTGTGTGCACGGCTGGTCCCAACGACCCAGTCAGAACCAGCTTGTGGTGAGGACGTGTCAGTCCACACCGCTGACGCCTAGGCAGGGCTGCTGCTGGTGGAAACTTTTACCACGTGCTTTATACGTTCTCACTGATAGGAAATGAACGACCCGTTGTTGGGTGCTAAAGGTAggctataaaatattatatattgtgTGTTTCCGGTTTTCTAATTGTAAAAGAAGTAGGAATATTCCTGTTTAAAGGAAGATGTCTTTGAGGAATATTCACTGGTTTTTGCTGTGaatatttgttttctgaaatttgcAAATACCATgacctttttgcttttgtttaaaattcttattaTGGGAAATTTAATACATGTATAAAATTGAGGAAAATAGTCTCCCAGGTACCcactggagaaaaggaagcccgaGTACAATTCACCCAGCCCCAGCCATTCTCAGCACAACTAATCCAGTGTATGTAGCCCCCTTTCCCGCCCGGtgacacccccaccccctccgccCGATCATTTTGAAGACGTtacatcatttcatctgcaaatacgTCAGTGTATATTTCTAAAAGACGATTTACCAGAGATTTAACAGATTTCTGGGTGCATGGGATTCCAGTTGATAACTTTCTTTCTGCTTGGTGTCTGTGAATCTTTTTACACTGCATAtgttaaggagaaaaatattttttttaacttttcattttgaagtatTTGTAGATTCATAGAAAGTTTGAAGGAAAGTACAAAGCAGTCCTGTGTCCCCTTCTCCCAGCTTCCCCCAGTGACCGCATCTGAAATCACTAGATAACAGCACCCAAACCAAGAGACTGACATCCCTCACCCCTGCCGCTGCTCATCTGTTCCCATTTCTagcattttgtcatttcaaaaatgttatataaacgGAATTATTTGAGATTGGTGGGAAAGTTGTTTGGAGGCAGGCAGGGACATGTGCTTGGCCAGCAGGACAGAGGTGGCCTGTTCCCCTGCCCACTGACTCTGAGCTTTGTCACTCAGAGGGCCAGAAGGGCCCCCTCGCTGTCCCTTTTGCTCTGTGGCCGTGGTTTTCACTCtgttctccctcttccccagctgAAGCAGTTTGAACGGCTGGAGCAGGAGGTGTCACGGCCCATAGACCATGACCTGGCCAACTGGATgccagcccagcccctggccccggGCCGGACGGGCGGCCTGGGGCCCTCGGACCGGCAGCTGCTGCTCTTCTACCTGGAGCAGTGCGAGGCGAACCTGACCACGCTCACCAACGCCGTGGATGCCTTCTTCACCGCCGTGGCCACCAACCAGCCCCCCAAAATCTTCGTGGCACACAGCAAGTTTGTCATCCTCAGCGCCCACAAGCTGGTATTCATCGGGGACACACTGTCACGGCAGGCTAAGGCGGCCGACGTCCGCAGCCAGGTGACCCACTACAGcaacctgctgtgtgacctcctGCGCGGCATCGTGGCCACCACCAAGGCCGCTGCCCTCCAGTACCCGTCGCCTGCCGCCGCCCAGGACATGGTGGACAGGGTCAAGGAGCTGGGCCACAGCACCCAGCAGTTCCGCCGGGTCCTGGGCCAGCTGGCAGCTGCCTGAGAGCCGTCAGCCAGAGGGACGGAGGGCAAGGGGAGGAGGGTGGCGATGGGCCCCAAAGAGCCACTGTGCCGTGGGCGTGGGGACAGGCGACCCCAGCTCCACCCGGGCCTGGTGCCCCAGACTGTACAGGGAGTTGTGTATATTTATGGCGGGGCAGGATGTGGGACGGTGCCTCCTCAAAGGAGCCCGAGCAGAGCTGGGCCCCGGACCCAGGCCAGGAGTGGCTGGCCGTCCCTCCTGAGCGTGCTGAGGGCCCGGGGGGGGCCCAACattcggggctgggctgggggctcgCAGACCGCTTGACCCACATGGCCTCAGGTGACCCCTCGGGCTGACCATGAGGGTGCCGTGTCCCCCTGGCAGGGCAAGCGTGGCTGTGGTGTATTCTCTCTGCACCAGGAGAAAACCctaaaaaactatttttcattATTGATTTTCCAATCATTTGACTAATAgtctacatttaaataaaattaaaaaaatgaaaagcattctCCTGAGGTGTGAGAGGCAAGAGGACCTGTGAGCGGGAGGGCAGGTGTTTGCCAGTCTGGATGCCACAGGTGGAGTCACGTGTTGGCGAGATCTGTGGCGAGGCTGTAGGCAGCGCCTCGGGAGGGTGAGGAGAAGGTGGGTCCCTTCAGCAGAAAAGGAAGGCTTGGGGAAGCGGGGCTGGGCCGGGAGCTGAGGTGGGGGAGCCTGGGCAGCTGGAGTGAGGCTGAAGAGCGGCCGTCAGAATCCAGGGCTTGAGGCCAGAAAGGCTCAGCGTGAGCACAGTGGCCAAGGGCGCAGCCGTCGCCGAGGTTCGATGAAAATCCAGCATGGTCCCTGGGCAGGCGGCCGAGGCGAAGGCAGATGCAGGGTGATGTGCGGGTGGGAGCAGCTCCAGGAGCCAGTGAGCCCTGCTCGGGCCCCTGCGTCCCGAGGCAGAGGGCGCCCCGCTGGGGGCACCGCTGGGAGAGACACTGTTCCACGCAGAGAAACTTGCTTTCACAGGCCTTATCTAGAACGTAGCTCGTGGAAGGAAGCTCTTAATTTCAGCTTGTGGAACTTCTCCACAAGTGTCCATTTGAATTACACAAGGACTTGGACTCCCAGTTGGGAGGTAGGGGACAGGAGGGGCCCTCACCCTGGGTCAGTGGTCCCCTTTCCGGCAGTCGGGGGTATGTCTGGCAGCCCAAGTAAGGTGAGGGCTCTGGGGACCAGCGGTCCTGCTCCGAGCTCTCACCATTCTGTGTGTGAACTTGAGTCTCATTTCCCCCATCTCTGTGAAGAAGGGGATAGGGCTGGGTATCTGCCAGCTCTCTCCGCTCTGAGCTCCAGAGGGGACCTCAGTGAAGGCAGCCATCCTCCCGCCCCGGCGAAGGCACAGAAGTGAAGATGCGAGCAGTTTTATTTGGGTTTTACACACgtgggggctggggcggggcagAGGCTCAGTTGGCCTCCAGAACTTCGAGAACCCAGGGAATAAACTTGGTGACCCGGGTGTACACGCCTGGAGAGAACGGGCCACACCGGCCGCTGCCCCAGGACACGATGCCCACCAGGGTCCAGGCTCCATCCTTCTGGCAGACCAGGGGGCCACCGGAGTCGCCCTGCAGGAGGAGATAGGACTTGTATTCAAGCCTGAAAGGGAGTACCAGGGCCCTGGTGTGCCCTGACCTGGCAAGTCCAGGGGTGCAGACAAAGCACAAGTGGGGGCCCAGTGGTTGTGCACAAGAGACTCAGATCTGCTCAGatggcagccccagccctgccacctaCTCCTGGAGGGCCTGGGGCAGGTGGCTTATCCTCTCAGCCTCCCCATCAGCTGTAAAACAGGCTGAAGCGTCCAGCTCGTGGGGTTGGTGTGAGATTAAATACGCCTGGGAAGCCCCACACCACACCTGGCCAGAGCCGGCCCTCACCAGGGGCGTCTGGTCCAGCCCTTCACTGGGGCACTGGGCAGGGCATGAAGTTAGGTCATGGCAGAGAGGAGTGGGCCTCCTGGCCTGGCCAGGGGAGGCACGGGCAGTGAGGGCGGGCAGGGTGGCGGAGCCAGGCCGTACCATGCAGGAGGAGATGCCGCTGGCGCCCGCACAGATCATCACGTCGGTGATCTTGCTGCCCCAGTACTTCCTGCAGTCGGCGTTGGACACGATGGGCAGGGTCGCCTGCTGCAGCTTGTCGGGGGTCTTGAGAGCTGGAAGGACAGAGGGCGTGGGGTCAGGGCCCCTCATGCAACCAGCCCGCCCCTGGGGAGAAGAGACCAGGGGCCGCCTGAGCCCCGCCCTCCCCCTGCAAGGTCCCAGTCTTCCTCCATCGTGATGATCGTGGACACCGAGCTTCGAACCTTCCCTGACACCTTCAGGGAGTCTGGGACGCAGCTCCTCTGCGATTCCACACCAGGCAGCGGGGACTGTGCTTCCAGCAGCTGCTGCAACAGGTCCTGCCTCGGAGCCCCGTGCGCCCTGGGCCCTGGCGGCCACTGTGTATGGGTGGAGGGGCCGTCCTTCCCCCCCAGGGAAGGGGATGCACATCCTTCTGACCGGGGACACCGGAAGGGACCCCCGAGGGAGCacctccctcctgctgcccttTCCCGGCTGCTTCTGTCCTGTTACGGGACCAGCCGGGGGCCGTGGCCGGGGCAGAAGAACTCAGGACACCGAGGAAGAACCTGCGGATGGAGCAGTGctgggggggcggtggggggccgGTGGGGGGCACCTGGGCGCTCAGGCCCGAACCCGACCAGGACACTGGACTCCGGGCCCAGACTTCAGGGGCGCTGGACGCACCGCCCTCCTCAGTCTGGAGGGAAATCCGGGCTGTCCCTCTCCTTGCAGGTGAGAGGGGGCGAGACTTGCTGGTACTTAGGTGTTTCTTCAGAAACTGTTTACGTATATATTATTAACCCTCATTTTTATTCATGTTTGGTAGGGTTTTCATTAAGAGGGTTTTAAGTAAAGAAATGGAAGATTTATTGACTTGCAATTTATGATTGTGTTTGGAATTTAGACCAAAATACAGAATGAGTCTCACTCCTGAAAAGTCCTCAGGGCACTCACCGTTGTACCGGGTCTTGCCCCAGCCCGTGGTGGTGCACAGGGAGCCCGCAGGGAAGCTGGCGTTGGCGCTGGGCAGGCACACGGCGGACACGGTCCTGGAGAGGCTCACGGGCGTGGCCAGCTTCAGCAGGGCGATGTCGTTTTGGACCGTGCGCAGGTCCCACAGGGGGTGTTCAAAGACCTGTGTGGAAAGGGTGGGGGCTCGGTGGGCCACAGAGGGAGGACTTGGGAGATTTTAGGGACACACAGACCTGCAGACTGGGAGGGGCCGGCGGTGCTAAAGGGGCAGAGTGTTGAGAAGGGAACCCAGATGAGGCTGAACAGACCAAATCTCTGGGGTGCTGGGGAGATGGCATGTGACGTATTTTGCGTTTTTCTACAATGAGCAAAGCTTATAATCAGAAACAACCTTCAGTGTTTGTAAAGGAGCTTTATTAcgtgggaaagagaagagagctcaGACTGGAGGGGTGCCAGTGGGGTGAGGCCTGAGCCGCCGGCCGGGGTCGTCTGCCCACTGCCCCCCTGCCCTCCTTTTCCTTTGTGCCCCAGGGGCCCACCCTCCTGGCTGCCCGCCCGGCCGGCCGTACCTCAGCGATCCTGAGCACCTGAACAGCCTCCTCCTCGGAGCCGTGATCAGATACCCCGGCCACCACGAGGTGACTCTTCCTGGAGAGAAAGGAGGTGGCAGACGGAGCTCAGGCTCACGGCCACCTCCTCAGAGGAGCGCCCGGAGAGCGTGCCAGGCAGGGTGAGCCCCGGCTGGGCCACTGAATCGCGTGGTGaccttggagcctcagtttccccatctgtacagtgAAGGCAGAGGCCCAGGCCAGCTGCCCCGGACCAAGctggggtctggggaggtggggcgCTAGGGCTGGGGTTTTCTGCTGACTGGCTCTGCCTGCAGCCTGGGGACAGAGCAGCTTCTGCCAGACTGTTTCCCACTCGCTGGCAGCGCCCGGTTGGGGTTAGGGGCGAGGGTGGTCTCTTCAGGCAGGTGAGGTGGGGGCCCCTTctgccccagcccaggcctcacCTGACCCCGCAGTGGGCGGCGGTGACCACCCAGTCCGCACTGATGAGGGAGCCCCCGCAGAAGTGGAAGCCGGAGCTAGTCTGCGGAGACGGGGGGAGGGAGAGTCAGCCTTGCCTCTCCTGCCTGAGCCCTCCCTGTCTAACCTGCCCCTCCCCAGACTCCCCCTCACCTGCAGGGACACCTGCCAGGGCCAGGAGCCGGGGACAGCGTCCTCCCCGTTGACGATCCTGGACAGGCCGCTCAGCACAGGGTCGATGGTGGGGACCCCGCAGCCTGAGGGACAAGGACAGTGCGGCTGGTCAGTGGGTGGTGCCCCAAGGGGGTCAGGGGAAGACTCAGCACTTCCAGGCCTCTGTGGCACCCTGGCACTCAGAGTTTTGTCCGCTGCAAGGAATTCAGCCCCCCACCGGTCCAGCTGACAGCTGCCCTTAGAAGGTGCCCTTGTGGACGGTCCCCGAGGCTGAGGGTATCTGGAGTCGGGgcccaggctccccagcctgctctgtgccctgaggggagtgtccatgccactctgagCCCAGGATTCTGTCCTGGGGGCTGGGATGTCCTGCTTGAGTCCTGGGGGTTCTCATGGCCTCTGAGTCTGCAGGGGGAGCAGGTTTGGGTGAGGTTGTTACCCCAGTTGGGGGGGCACACACGCAGGAGGCTGTCCAGATCCCGAGGGTGGAGGTGCAGggcaagatggatggacctgggGGACGTTCTCGAGGCAGCATTCACACAGCTTGGTGGCACGTTTGGAGGGTGGAGGAGCCCAGACCACCCCAGCTTCTGAGTGAATGGAGGAGACCAAATTAGGCAGGGCCCACGGGACCTCCAGGCAGCGGAGGGCGCTCCAGGAGCGCCCAGTGGAGGAGTGGGGGGCTGGGCAGAGCAGCCCAAGGAGGCTCAGGGGGCAGCTGCAGGGGCAGGTGGCAGGGGTGTTAGAGGTACGAGGACTAGGGCCCTCCTGTTCCCTGCCTCTGGGTGGGGGGGTCAGGGGGTGGGCGAGGCTCGGCCTGGGGCTGCCGGGCCTGCCTGAGCCTCGCGCTTACCGAAGCTGCTGCCAAAGAGGAAGAAGCCAAGGACAACCCAGAGAAGGGCCATGGCGCGCGACTCAGCAGGTGAGATGGGGCCTGCCCGAGGGACCGCCCAATATATTCCCTCAAGCCTCCAATCTTAGCCTGCCTCGCCATCCCCTCCTTATCATGAGACCTTGGGCTGAGAAGCACCTGGCTCAGCGCGGGCCTGAGCCCTTGGGGGCCACTCCTGGGAAGGTTTCCTGGAATCACAGGTGTGTGGGCAGGCCCCGGGCACACAGAGCCGGGGGCAGATGGTGAGGACCCCGAAGTTGGAGGTGGGAGCATGAGGTGAGAGGTGGGGGTCACGGTCCCCCTTTATCTGCCTGTGCCCTTCCTGGCCACTCTTGGGAGGTGGACTAAGGAGGGGCCCTCCTGGACACCCCCGGACACCTGGCTCAGTGAAGGTCCAAATTCAGGAGCAGAGTGGACTCCCAGAAGCCCCAAAACAGGTCACAGACACCATCAGCACGTCTTCCGCTGGTTTATTGAGGCTTTGTGGAAGCAAGGTcagcagggaggccagggtgAAGCCTGGCCGTCAGTTGGCTGCCAGGATGTGCTGCACCCAGGGGATGAGTTCAGTGACGCGGGCATACACGCCGGGGCTGGCGGTGGAGCAGGTGCTGCTGCCCCAGGACACGATGCCCACCAGGGTCCAGGCTCCATCCTTCTGGCAGACCAGGGGGCCACCAGAGTCGCCCTGCAggacagggaggagggggctTGGGTCTGGCAGCCCAGGTGGCCTGGCCCAGAGGCCACTGAACGTTGTTCCCAGAGCCCAGTCCCAGGCCTGATAGCCAGTAGAAGCTCAGAACATGCATATGAGAAGGATTATGAAAGAAACTTCAGCAGCTCCTGTGGTTTGTGCCCCTGGAAGTCTGGGCTACCCCCTGGGGTGGGGTCCTATAACAGAGGCTCAATAGAGCAGGTTTCACTGATAGGAGGAAAGCATGGGTGGTGCTGGCCGTGGGGCTACTGTGAGGGAGGAAGGGCTGCCAGACCCCTTCTGGAGCCCTTTTGGGCCACCATGCTCTGCTGCccaggctgtgcactgcacaatTCCAGGAGGTGCCATTACTCAGACTTTGATATTAGTGGAATCTTGCAATATGGCAGCTCTGAGACCAGAGCCCCTTGCTCTGGTACCTCTCTGCTGAGGTCACTGATGACCCTGCAGGAGCGCTGTCTTCCCAACTACTCAGGCATTCctgagtgagagagggagagagtggcagGCCCTAGAAAGAGGTCTGCCTGCtacttccatttcttctctctttgcccAAGCCCTTGGCCTGGGCTTTGGCCTGAACCCACCCCaggctgggagggaagggagcCTAGGAGACCATACCATGCAGGAGGACACGCCGCTGGCGCCGGCGCAGACCATGCTCTTGGTGATCTTGCTGCCCCAGTATTTCTTGCAGTCGGTGTTGGACAG contains the following coding sequences:
- the BCAR1 gene encoding breast cancer anti-estrogen resistance protein 1 isoform X1: MGARDRACREPGWARRPWRRWRAGRDGTGSVRRRRRRQRQWPARWLKRPDQDPGGFGALGNPRARGAGSSLSALRGAGAPGRPDTMNYLNVLAKALYDNVAESPDELSFRKGDIMTVLERDTQGLDGWWLCSLHGRQGIVPGNRLKILVGMHDKKPVGPGPGPPASSALPQPSLHPPAAQYTPMLPATYQPQPDSVYLVPTPSKTQQGLYQAPGPSPQFQSPPAKQTATFSKQMPHHPFPSPAPDLYQVPPGPGSPAQDIYQVPPSAGIGHDIYQVPPSMDARSWEGTKPPAKVAVSTRVGQGYVFEAPQPEQDEYDIPRHLLAAGPQDIYDVPPVRGLLPSQYGQEVYDTPPMAVKGPNGRDPSLDVYDVPPSVEKGLPPSSHHAVYDVPPSVSKDVPDGPLLREETYDVPPAFAKAKPFDPTRHPLVLAAPPPDSPPAEDVYDVPPPAPDLYDVPPGLRRPGPGTLYDVPRERVLPPEAANGSVADDGVYAVPPPAEREAPADTKRLSASSTGSTRSSQSASSLEAAVPGREPLELEVAVEALARLQQGVSATVAHLLDLAGSAGGCGGWRSTSEPQEPPAQDLRAAVAAVHGAVHELLEFARSAVGNAAHTSDRTLHAKLSRQLQKMEDVYQTLVAHGQALDSSRGGLGATPEDLDRLVACSRAVPEDVKQLASFLHGNASLLFRRTKASVPGPEGGGPLHLNPIDKASSIQSRPLPSPPKFTSQDSPDGQYENSEGGWMEDYDYVHLQGKEEFEKTQKELLEKGNIMRQGKGQLELQQLKQFERLEQEVSRPIDHDLANWMPAQPLAPGRTGGLGPSDRQLLLFYLEQCEANLTTLTNAVDAFFTAVATNQPPKIFVAHSKFVILSAHKLVFIGDTLSRQAKAADVRSQVTHYSNLLCDLLRGIVATTKAAALQYPSPAAAQDMVDRVKELGHSTQQFRRVLGQLAAA
- the BCAR1 gene encoding breast cancer anti-estrogen resistance protein 1 isoform X5; its protein translation is MGARDRACREPGWARRPWRRWRAGRDGTGSVRRRRRRQRQWPARWLKRPDQDPGGFGALGNPRARGAGSSLSALRGAGAPGRPDTMNYLVAVSTRVGQGYVFEAPQPEQDEYDIPRHLLAAGPQDIYDVPPVRGLLPSQYGQEVYDTPPMAVKGPNGRDPSLDVYDVPPSVEKGLPPSSHHAVYDVPPSVSKDVPDGPLLREETYDVPPAFAKAKPFDPTRHPLVLAAPPPDSPPAEDVYDVPPPAPDLYDVPPGLRRPGPGTLYDVPRERVLPPEAANGSVADDGVYAVPPPAEREAPADTKRLSASSTGSTRSSQSASSLEAAVPGREPLELEVAVEALARLQQGVSATVAHLLDLAGSAGGCGGWRSTSEPQEPPAQDLRAAVAAVHGAVHELLEFARSAVGNAAHTSDRTLHAKLSRQLQKMEDVYQTLVAHGQALDSSRGGLGATPEDLDRLVACSRAVPEDVKQLASFLHGNASLLFRRTKASVPGPEGGGPLHLNPIDKASSIQSRPLPSPPKFTSQDSPDGQYENSEGGWMEDYDYVHLQGKEEFEKTQKELLEKGNIMRQGKGQLELQQLKQFERLEQEVSRPIDHDLANWMPAQPLAPGRTGGLGPSDRQLLLFYLEQCEANLTTLTNAVDAFFTAVATNQPPKIFVAHSKFVILSAHKLVFIGDTLSRQAKAADVRSQVTHYSNLLCDLLRGIVATTKAAALQYPSPAAAQDMVDRVKELGHSTQQFRRVLGQLAAA